The Pseudomonas triclosanedens genome has a window encoding:
- a CDS encoding trans-3-hydroxy-L-proline dehydratase, translated as MRSSKIIHVVSCHAEGEVGDVIVGGVAPPPGDTVWAQSRWIASDNTLRNFVLNEPRGGVFRHVNLLVPAKDPRAQMAWIIMEPADTPPMSGSNSLCVSTVLLDSGILPMQEPQTRLTLEAPGGLIEAVADCKDGKVQRVEVRNLPSFADKLDAWIEVDGIGSLQVDTAYGGDSFVIADAHALGFTLHASEAAELVATGLKITQAANQQLGFVHPQNPDWAHISFCQLAAPVERRDGVLHGRNAVVIRPGKIDRSPCGTGCSARMAVLHAKGQLQDGERFVGHSIIGSQFHCRIDGLTEVGGKPAIHPRIAGRAWITGTHQHLLDPDDPWPEGYRLSDTWPNGY; from the coding sequence ATGCGTTCGAGCAAGATCATCCATGTGGTCAGTTGCCACGCAGAGGGCGAGGTCGGCGACGTCATCGTCGGCGGCGTCGCCCCGCCGCCGGGCGACACGGTGTGGGCACAATCGCGCTGGATCGCCAGCGACAACACGCTGCGCAACTTCGTCCTCAACGAACCGCGCGGCGGCGTTTTCCGCCACGTGAACCTGCTGGTGCCGGCGAAGGATCCGCGCGCGCAGATGGCCTGGATCATCATGGAGCCGGCCGACACCCCACCGATGTCCGGGTCCAACTCGCTGTGCGTGAGCACCGTGCTGCTCGACAGCGGCATCCTGCCGATGCAGGAACCGCAGACGCGCCTGACCCTGGAAGCCCCCGGCGGGCTGATCGAGGCGGTGGCCGACTGCAAGGACGGCAAGGTGCAGCGCGTGGAAGTACGCAACCTGCCCTCCTTCGCGGACAAACTCGACGCCTGGATCGAGGTGGACGGCATCGGCTCGCTGCAGGTCGATACCGCCTATGGCGGCGACAGCTTCGTTATCGCCGATGCCCATGCCCTGGGCTTTACCCTGCACGCCTCGGAGGCCGCCGAGCTGGTCGCCACCGGACTGAAAATCACCCAGGCCGCCAACCAGCAACTGGGCTTCGTCCATCCGCAAAACCCCGACTGGGCGCACATCTCCTTCTGCCAGCTGGCCGCTCCGGTGGAGCGCCGCGATGGCGTGCTGCACGGCCGCAACGCCGTAGTGATCCGCCCCGGCAAGATCGACCGTTCGCCCTGCGGCACCGGTTGTTCGGCACGCATGGCGGTGCTGCACGCCAAGGGACAGTTGCAGGACGGCGAGCGCTTCGTCGGCCACTCGATCATCGGCTCGCAATTCCACTGCCGCATCGACGGGCTTACCGAAGTCGGCGGCAAGCCGGCCATCCACCCGCGCATCGCAGGCCGCGCATGGATCACAGGCACCCACCAGCACCTGCTCGACCCGGACGACCCTTGGCCCGAAGGCTACCGGCTCTCCGACACCTGGCCCAACGGCTACTGA
- a CDS encoding amino acid ABC transporter ATP-binding protein — MIEIDNVHKSYGDLEVVKGVSLTVNKGEVVSIIGGSGSGKSTLLMCINGLEPIQKGSIRVDGTEVHARTTDLNRLRQKIGIVFQQWNAFPHLTVLENVMLAPRKVLGQSKEEAEAMAVKQLKHVGLGDKLKVFPNKLSGGQQQRMAIARALAMSPHYMLFDEATSALDPQLVGEVLDTMRLLAEEGMTMVLVTHEIRFARDVSDRVAFFRDGLVHEIGAPEQVIGNPQRPETADFLRSVL, encoded by the coding sequence ATGATTGAAATCGACAACGTGCACAAATCCTACGGCGACCTGGAAGTGGTCAAAGGCGTAAGCCTGACCGTGAACAAGGGCGAAGTGGTGTCGATCATCGGCGGCTCTGGCTCGGGCAAATCCACCCTGCTGATGTGCATCAACGGCCTGGAACCGATCCAGAAGGGCAGCATCCGCGTCGACGGCACCGAGGTGCACGCCAGGACCACCGACCTGAACAGGTTGCGGCAGAAGATCGGCATCGTCTTCCAGCAGTGGAACGCCTTCCCGCACCTCACCGTGCTGGAGAACGTGATGCTCGCCCCGCGCAAGGTGCTCGGCCAGAGCAAGGAGGAAGCCGAGGCGATGGCGGTGAAGCAGCTCAAGCACGTAGGCCTGGGTGACAAGCTCAAGGTCTTCCCCAACAAGCTCTCCGGCGGCCAGCAGCAGCGCATGGCGATCGCCCGCGCACTGGCCATGTCGCCGCACTACATGCTGTTCGACGAAGCCACCTCGGCCCTCGACCCGCAACTGGTCGGCGAGGTGCTCGATACCATGCGCCTGCTCGCCGAAGAGGGCATGACGATGGTACTGGTCACCCACGAAATCCGCTTCGCCCGCGATGTGTCCGACCGCGTGGCGTTCTTCCGCGACGGTCTGGTCCACGAGATCGGCGCGCCGGAACAGGTGATCGGCAATCCGCAGCGGCCGGAAACGGCCGACTTCTTGAGATCGGTGCTGTAA
- a CDS encoding amino acid ABC transporter permease, with product MFETSFTINDLMFLLQGAWVTVKLTVAAMLIGTLAGVLLGWLRATLPRTTLPLGWFLDIFRSVPLLIQFVLFNSLKSIVGLNWSAFSVGCLVLGIYAAAFCTEIIRSGILAVQPSLRRASRSLGLSYWQDLRYIVLPLAARVAFPGWLNLVLGVMKDTALVMWIGIVELLRASQTIVTRIQEPLLVLCIAGVIYYLMSWVVARLGTRLERRWQEND from the coding sequence ATGTTCGAAACGAGCTTCACCATCAACGACCTGATGTTCCTGCTGCAGGGCGCCTGGGTCACCGTCAAGCTGACCGTCGCCGCGATGCTCATCGGCACCCTCGCCGGCGTGCTGCTGGGCTGGCTGCGCGCCACCCTGCCGCGCACCACGCTTCCGCTGGGCTGGTTCCTGGACATCTTCCGCAGCGTGCCGCTGCTGATCCAGTTCGTCCTGTTCAACTCGCTCAAGAGCATCGTCGGCCTGAACTGGAGCGCCTTCTCCGTCGGCTGCCTGGTACTGGGCATCTATGCGGCGGCGTTCTGCACCGAAATCATCCGCAGCGGCATCCTCGCCGTGCAGCCCAGCCTGCGCCGCGCCAGCCGCTCGCTGGGCCTCTCGTACTGGCAGGACCTGCGTTACATCGTCCTGCCGCTGGCCGCCCGCGTGGCCTTCCCCGGCTGGCTGAACCTGGTGCTGGGGGTGATGAAGGACACCGCGCTGGTGATGTGGATCGGCATTGTCGAGCTGCTGCGGGCATCGCAAACGATCGTCACGCGCATTCAGGAGCCCCTGCTGGTGCTGTGCATCGCCGGGGTCATCTATTACCTCATGAGCTGGGTGGTGGCGCGCCTCGGCACCCGACTGGAAAGAAGGTGGCAGGAAAATGATTGA
- a CDS encoding amino acid ABC transporter permease encodes MFNYSFHWRTAFKALPDMLAGAWVTLETAALSMILGVLIALALTVMRQMKNPLLRGFASTWVSIARNTPSLFQIYILYFGLGSFGLHVSSWVALLAGITFNNAGYLAENFRGGLKAVPDTQMRAARSLGMSAFQAYRMIIIPQLLRIVFYPLTNQMVWAVLMTSLGVVVGLNNDLTGVTQDYNVRTFRTFEYFALAAVLYYLIAKVIVAAARLLGWRLFRY; translated from the coding sequence ATGTTCAACTACAGCTTCCACTGGCGCACTGCCTTCAAGGCGCTGCCGGACATGCTCGCCGGCGCCTGGGTGACCCTGGAAACCGCAGCGCTGTCGATGATCCTCGGAGTGCTTATCGCCCTGGCGCTCACCGTCATGCGGCAGATGAAGAACCCTCTTCTGCGCGGCTTCGCCAGCACCTGGGTATCCATCGCGCGCAACACACCGTCGCTGTTCCAGATCTACATCCTGTATTTCGGCCTGGGCTCCTTCGGCCTGCACGTCAGCTCCTGGGTTGCGCTGCTGGCGGGGATCACCTTCAACAACGCCGGCTACCTGGCGGAGAACTTCCGCGGCGGTCTGAAAGCCGTGCCGGACACCCAGATGCGCGCCGCGCGCTCGCTGGGCATGAGCGCCTTCCAGGCGTACCGGATGATCATCATTCCGCAACTGCTGCGGATCGTCTTCTACCCGCTCACCAACCAGATGGTCTGGGCAGTGCTGATGACCTCGCTGGGGGTGGTCGTGGGGCTGAACAACGACCTCACCGGCGTGACCCAGGATTACAACGTGCGCACCTTCCGCACCTTCGAGTACTTCGCCCTGGCTGCGGTGCTCTATTACCTGATCGCCAAGGTCATCGTGGCGGCCGCCCGCCTGCTGGGCTGGCGTCTGTTCCGCTACTGA
- the lhpI gene encoding cis-3-hydroxy-L-proline dehydratase, whose translation MHASDVMDAGHTGRVLMGGSAEGPLLYAGTGLSFWGGVDPFSGEVIDRHHPLSGSLLPGRVLAIPSGRGSCTGSSVMLEMLLNSHAPAALLLAEPDEILTLGVLVAQVLFGQAIPVLCLGREGFEQLAEGGWARIEDGVVRLYSQRPADGWRGTMASDAGALPEGLALDADDRALLDGRHGKAAQAAMQILLRMADLQGARELLDVTQAHIDGCIYTGPASLRFARQLVDWGARVRVPTTLNSISVDHRRWRELGVDKNFGEPASALGDAYMAMGAQLSYTCAPYLLESAPSLGEQVVWAESNAVVYANSVLGARTLKYPDYLDICIALTGRAPNVGSHRDEGRLATLRVDVELPARHDESLYPLLGYHIGSLCGSRIPVVVGLQALAPDSDALKAFGAAFATTSAAPMFHIAGVTPEAPDAATALGGQAPRQHLRITPADLISTWHELDRAEEAQVQLVSLGNPHFSASECATLVALLTGRSKHPDVALVITLGRAVQEQARAAGHVQALQDFGALLVNDTCWCMLGEPIIPPHCTTLITNSAKYAHYGPGLAGRQVHFGSLAACVEAACSGRGDGGVPAWLSEGVR comes from the coding sequence ATGCACGCATCAGACGTTATGGACGCGGGCCACACTGGCCGCGTCCTGATGGGCGGCAGTGCCGAAGGGCCGCTGTTGTACGCCGGAACCGGGCTGAGTTTCTGGGGTGGCGTCGATCCTTTCAGCGGCGAGGTGATCGACCGCCACCATCCGCTGAGCGGCAGCCTGCTGCCTGGCCGGGTGCTGGCGATCCCCAGCGGGCGCGGCTCCTGCACCGGCAGCAGCGTGATGCTGGAAATGCTGCTCAATAGCCACGCGCCAGCGGCTTTGCTGCTGGCTGAGCCGGATGAAATCCTCACCCTCGGCGTGCTGGTGGCGCAGGTGCTGTTCGGCCAGGCGATCCCGGTGCTGTGCCTGGGTCGCGAGGGTTTCGAGCAACTGGCGGAGGGCGGCTGGGCGCGTATCGAAGACGGCGTGGTACGGCTTTATTCCCAACGCCCCGCCGATGGCTGGCGGGGCACGATGGCCAGCGATGCCGGCGCGCTGCCCGAAGGGCTGGCGCTGGACGCCGACGACCGCGCGCTGCTCGACGGCCGGCACGGCAAGGCAGCCCAGGCCGCCATGCAGATACTCCTGCGCATGGCAGACTTGCAGGGCGCCCGCGAGTTGCTGGACGTCACCCAGGCGCACATCGACGGCTGCATCTACACCGGCCCGGCGAGTCTGCGCTTCGCCCGCCAACTGGTGGACTGGGGCGCCCGAGTACGGGTACCGACGACACTCAACTCGATCTCGGTGGACCACCGCCGCTGGCGCGAACTGGGGGTCGACAAGAACTTCGGCGAACCCGCCAGTGCGCTGGGCGACGCCTACATGGCGATGGGCGCGCAACTCAGCTACACCTGCGCGCCATACCTGCTGGAAAGCGCGCCGAGCCTGGGCGAGCAGGTGGTGTGGGCCGAGTCCAACGCCGTGGTGTACGCCAACAGCGTGCTCGGTGCGCGCACCCTGAAGTACCCCGACTACCTCGACATCTGCATCGCCCTCACCGGCCGCGCGCCGAATGTCGGCAGCCACCGCGACGAAGGCCGCCTGGCCACGCTGCGGGTGGATGTGGAGTTGCCGGCGCGGCATGACGAATCGCTCTACCCATTGCTCGGCTACCACATCGGTTCGCTATGCGGCAGCCGCATTCCGGTGGTCGTCGGCCTGCAGGCGCTGGCACCGGACAGCGACGCACTGAAAGCCTTCGGCGCGGCCTTCGCCACCACCTCGGCGGCGCCGATGTTCCATATCGCCGGGGTAACGCCGGAAGCGCCGGACGCTGCCACCGCCCTCGGCGGCCAGGCGCCGCGCCAGCACTTGCGCATCACACCGGCGGACCTGATTTCCACCTGGCACGAACTGGATCGCGCGGAGGAGGCGCAAGTGCAACTGGTGTCCCTGGGCAACCCGCATTTCTCCGCCAGTGAATGCGCGACGCTCGTGGCCTTGCTGACCGGGCGCAGCAAGCATCCCGATGTGGCGCTGGTCATCACCCTCGGCCGTGCAGTGCAGGAACAGGCGCGCGCGGCGGGCCACGTACAGGCGCTGCAGGACTTCGGCGCCCTGCTGGTCAATGACACCTGCTGGTGCATGCTCGGCGAACCGATCATCCCGCCGCATTGCACCACACTGATCACCAACTCGGCCAAGTACGCTCACTACGGTCCCGGCCTGGCAGGCCGCCAGGTGCACTTCGGCAGCCTCGCCGCATGCGTCGAGGCTGCCTGCAGCGGGCGTGGCGATGGCGGGGTTCCGGCCTGGCTGAGCGAGGGGGTGCGCTGA
- a CDS encoding ABC transporter substrate-binding protein: MKFNRIAVALTAVASTFLVTQAQADKLDDIIESGKLRCAVTLDFPPMGSRDAQNNPVGFDVDYCNDLAKVLGVTAEVIETPFPDRIPALVSGRADVIVASTSDTLERAKTVGMTVPYFAFQMVVLTRDDTGINSYDDIKGRPVGNTSGTYEAIALEKDVKKWGNGSFRAYQTQNDTILAVAQGHIDATVVTNTVAASTLKSGKYKGLKVAGNAPYVIDYVSLAAQRSEYGLINYLNLFVNQQVRTGRYAELYEKWVGGTPVDLTVPHVYY; this comes from the coding sequence ATGAAATTCAATCGAATCGCCGTCGCCCTCACCGCTGTTGCCAGTACCTTCCTCGTTACCCAGGCCCAGGCCGACAAACTCGACGACATCATCGAATCCGGGAAACTGCGCTGCGCGGTGACCCTGGACTTCCCGCCGATGGGCTCGCGCGATGCACAGAACAACCCGGTCGGCTTCGATGTCGACTATTGCAACGACCTGGCGAAAGTCCTCGGCGTTACCGCCGAAGTGATCGAGACGCCTTTCCCCGACCGAATTCCCGCGCTGGTCTCCGGTCGCGCCGATGTCATCGTCGCCTCGACTTCCGACACCCTCGAACGCGCCAAGACCGTGGGCATGACCGTGCCGTACTTCGCCTTCCAGATGGTGGTGCTGACCCGCGACGATACCGGCATCAACAGCTACGACGACATCAAGGGCCGCCCGGTGGGCAACACCAGCGGCACTTACGAGGCCATCGCCCTCGAAAAGGATGTGAAGAAGTGGGGCAACGGCAGCTTCCGCGCCTACCAGACCCAGAACGACACCATCCTCGCCGTCGCCCAGGGCCACATCGACGCGACAGTGGTCACCAATACCGTCGCAGCCTCCACCCTCAAGTCCGGCAAGTACAAGGGCCTGAAGGTGGCGGGTAACGCACCCTACGTCATCGACTACGTGTCGCTGGCCGCCCAGCGCAGCGAGTACGGCCTGATCAACTACCTCAACCTGTTCGTCAACCAGCAGGTGCGCACCGGCCGTTACGCCGAGCTGTACGAGAAGTGGGTCGGCGGCACCCCGGTCGACCTCACCGTTCCCCACGTGTACTACTGA